The Candidatus Polarisedimenticolia bacterium DNA window CGCCGTTCGACCTATCCATGGAGGCGGGGATGGACCCCGCCTCCCTAATCAGGAGATACGACGATGCGCGTGATGGTGATCGTGAAGGCGACCAAGGACTCCGAGGCCGGCGTCATGCCTTCGGAGCGGCTTCTGAGCGACATGATGAAGTTCAACGAGGAGCTGGTGAAGGCGGGGATCATGCAGGCGGGTGACGGCTTGCAGCCGAGCTCGAGAGGGAAGAGGGTGAAGTTCAGCGGCAGCGGGCGCACTGTGGTCGACGGTCCTTTCTCCGAGACCAAGGAGCTCATCGCGGGCTACTGGCTGTGGCAGGTGAAGTCGATGGACGAGGCTGTCGAATGGGTCAAGCGCTGTCCAAACCCCATGCCGGGCGATTCGGAGATCGAGATTCGCCCCCTCTACGAGGTTACC harbors:
- a CDS encoding YciI family protein; its protein translation is MRVMVIVKATKDSEAGVMPSERLLSDMMKFNEELVKAGIMQAGDGLQPSSRGKRVKFSGSGRTVVDGPFSETKELIAGYWLWQVKSMDEAVEWVKRCPNPMPGDSEIEIRPLYEVTDLDASPELVAREKELTRKIEAQKKS